The Oscarella lobularis chromosome 12, ooOscLobu1.1, whole genome shotgun sequence genome window below encodes:
- the LOC136193881 gene encoding transient-receptor-potential-like protein isoform X1 — protein MASDDAIELGSLSNASSTSEETSDVDDAPDKPSTTFTNPTALTKGADPQTSLRNELRNFAEGQAKRIVARVDSGANPKHLYDDEGGGREKQTTLHVLLDAFAESDEDDETKQRSCAESLRALLDLGADPTVRDDDDRLVLHAAVANLCPVDGLERLLSSPGVSIGDVGGDGSVLHALLDSGESYDVKYVEYLIDKGADLESTAHGRDSPLDAMAENEDMAKALISLVERKRPQLLRKHADSMLRHSVESGSLETVKLLLKKGATVVGANNHGDGTPLIIEAVNAYSSSFSKFSLLLRLGADVKATDSSSENVLHHAARYNRLGIMKRAVELGVSPLKADEDGNLPIHVASSSDDGDNMKCLNFLIEKKSPVNAKNKENESCLFTALQSKATKCVGRLLQAGASLADSKLKYLQYDEVTLLANPQVIMMAPKPIEMTLRLGTLFSKCAKRDESHRGELQSLSESMQSLAVEMMDKADWTEYDITDDLFAYGMENEQKLFISSAPVQEKLKTDWYGYDGELNKRQYVYKVLWFLIKAFLLPFVIIFWLPCLGCRYKRLTSRWMQTEEPCIAYIANAITYLLFIVLLIIDVSLKSNATTQATSPSVLDWIVFVFVVALILQEVSQALGHRSDFKNYITNWSNLFDIFLMLTFVTYYVLLFVGYYAIDDSFEVIRASFHVLGFASLISSVRFLSYLQAHAVLGPIQLSFVGIFYDVVLFLIILGTFLIGFAVSITSVYSAPARSLGAAEDASVPDDVSGMWPSVKILFWSLFGLIDLESFEADRGAETAVGMTLLALWLVLAVIVLLNMLIALISNAFQRVQDNADIEWKFARAVIIHDITKSPPIPIPINILHLIALLLSNMCCKKECCRCKAAVDDDESEYDPADHEGVQEKFREKIEEAEEEEGVRRKDLKKLRVHLDKQISALKAVVQPRVALGSQLSSNLEESESEESDDDGFYQSFLRRHMTSVKRRPAPKPETTDPQAEIGGRRGQKGSRPKPGPKDDDDDLSLSLSDLDDEEKTSSREVKRSSDVSKVPSGAREENIQELLKGLGKLKESFEKLQSDFLEVQTKVISTLGSHQ, from the exons ATGGCTAGCGACGACGCTATTGAGCTCGGAAGTCTTTCGAACGCCTCGTCTACGTCCGAAGAGACctcggacgtcgacgacgctcccgacaagccgtcgacgacctTCACGAATCCAACCGCCCTCACCAAAGGCGCCGATCCGCAAACGTCTCTTCGAAACGAACTGCGAAACTTCGCCGAAGGCCAAGCGAAACGAATCGTAGCGCGCGTCGACAGCGGAGCGAATCCCAAGCACctctacgacgacgaaggcggtGGACGCGAAAAGCAGACGACGCTGCACGTTCTACTCGACGCCTTCGCCGAAtcggacgaagacgacgaaacgaagcagCGATCGTGCGCGGAAT CCCTTCGCGCGCTTCTCGATCTCGGCGCCGATCCGACggtgcgagacgacgacgatcggctCGTTCTGCATGCGGCTGTCGCGAATTTGTGTCCGGTTGACGGTTTGGAGAGACTTCTGTCGTCGCCTGGGGTGTCCATTGGAGACGTGGGCGGGGACGGCTCCGTGCTTCACGCCCTG TTGGATTCCGGTGAGtcgtatgacgtcaaatacgTCGAATATTTAATCGACAAGGGCGCCGATTTGGAATCGACGGCCCACGGACGAGATTCGCCTCTCGATGCGATGGCCGAGAATGAAGACATGGCTAAAGCGTTGATCAGTCTCGTCGAGCGAAAGAGACCGCAGCTGCTGCGAAAGCACGCCGACTCCATGCTTCGACATTCCGTCGAATCGGGAAGCTTGGAAACAGTCAAG CTTCTTCTAAAGAAAGGGGCCACTGTGGTCGGAGCAAATAACCATGGCGACGGCACGCCGTTGATAATCGAAGCGGTGAACGCttactcgtcgtcgttctcaaaattctctcttcttcttcgactcggAGCCGACGTCAAAGCGACTGACTCGAGCTCGGAAAACGTTTTGCATCACGCGGCGAGGTATAATCGTCTGGGCATCATGAAACGAGCCGTCGAGCTCGGCGTGAGCCCCCTCAAAGCCGACGAGGACGGAAATCTTCCGATTCACGTCGCATCGTcatccgacgacggcgacaataTGAAATGTCTGAATTTTCTCAtcgagaaaaaatcgccCGTCAATGCGAAGAACAAGGAGAACGAGTCGTGTTTGTTTACGGCGCTTCAGAGCAAAGCCACGAAGTGCGTCGGACGTCTTCTCCAGGCCGGTGCGTCGTTGGCCGACTCGAAGTTGAAGTATCTTCAGTACGACGAAGTGACGCTTCTCGCCAATCCCCAAGTTATCATGATGGCGCCGAAGCCGATCGAAATGACGCTTCGATTGGGTACGCTCTTCTCCAAGTGCGCCAAGCGCGACGAATCGCATCGCGGCGAACTTCAGTCGCTCTCCGAAAGCATGCAGagtctcgccgtcgagatGATGGACAAAGCCGATTGGACGGAATATGACATCACCGACGATTTGTTTGCGTACGGAATGGAAAACGAGCAAAAACTG TTCATCTCCAGCGCTCCCGTTCAGGAGAAGCTGAAGACCGACTGGTACGGCTACGACGGCGAACTGAATAAGCGGCAATACGTCTACAAGGTTCTCTGGTTTCTAATCAAAGCCTTTCTCCTTCCCTTCGTTATCATATTCTGGCTTCCCTGCCTTGGATGCCGCTACAAGCGTCTCACCAGCCGATGGATGCAAACCGAGGAGCCGTGCATTGCCTACATTGCCAACGCTATCACCTATCTCCTCTTCATCGTTCTTCTCATTATCGACGTCTCGCTCAAATCGAACGCGACTACccaagcgacgtcgccaagCGTTCTCGATtggatcgtcttcgtcttcgtcgtcgctctcatTCTCCAGGAAGTCTCACAGGCGTTGGGACATCGAAGCGACTTCAAGAACTATATAACGAATTGGAGCAATCTCTTCGACATCTTTCTCATGCTCACTTTTGTCACCTATTACGTTCTTCTATTCGTCGGCTACTACGCTATTGATGATAGTTTCGAAGTCATACGCGCTTCGTTTCACGTTCTCGGCTTTGCGTCTCTGATCAGCAGCGTCCGCTTTCTGTCGTATCTTCAAGCTCACGCTGTCCTTGGACCAATACAACTCTCCTTCGTGGGAATCTTCTATGACGTCGTACTCTTTCTCATTATACTGGGCACGTTCCTGATCGGTTTCGCTGTCAGCATAACGAGCGTCTATTCGGCGCCGGCGAGGAGTCTAGGGGCGGCGGAAGACGCGTCCGTGCCCGATGACGTGTCAGG gatgTGGCCCTCTGTGAAAATCCTCTTCTGGTCTCTCTTTGGTTTGATTGACCTGGAGAGCTTCGAAGCTGATCGAGGTGCAGAAACGGCCGTCGGCATGactcttctcgctctttgGTTGGTGCtcgccgtcatcgttctTCTCAATATGTTGATCGCTTTGATAAGTAACGCGTTTCAAAGAGTTCAG gataATGCCGATATTGAGTGGAAATTCGCTCGTGCCGTCATCATTCACGACATCACGAAGTCGCCGCCGATTCCTATTCCAATTAATATTCTTCATTTGATTGCACTGCTTCTATCGAACATGTGCTGCAAAAAAGAGTGTTGTCGTTGTAAA GCAGCcgtcgatgatgacgaaTCGGAGTACGATCCCGCCGATCACGAAGGCGTTCAGGAGAAGTTTCGCGAGAAGAtcgaagaagcagaagaagaagaaggggTTCGCAGAAAAGACCTGAAGAAACTGAGGGTGCATTTAGACAAGCAAATCAGTGCACTAAAG GCCGTTGTCCAGCCGAGAGTGGCTCTCGGATCCCAGCTCAGTTCCAATTTGGAGGAGAGCGAGTCAGAGGAATCTGATGACGACGGATTTTATCAATCATTTCTTCGCCGGCACATGACGTCGGTGAAAAGGCGACCAGCTCCAAAACCGGAAACGACCGACCCCCAAGCAGAGATTGGGGGAAGGAGGGGCCAGAAGGGGTCAAGGCCAAAGCCCGGGCCAAaggatgatgacgatgatttGAGTTTGAGTCTAAGTGATttggatgacgaagaaaagacatCGTCACGTGAAGTGAAGCGTagcagtgacgtcagcaagGTGCCAAGTGGAgccagagaagaaaacattCAAGAATTGCTGAAGGGATTGGGCAAACTTAAGGAGAGCTTTGAGAAACTACAGTCGGATTTTCTCGAAGTGCAAACCAAGGTCATCTCCACATTAGGTTCTCATCAGTAA
- the LOC136193881 gene encoding short transient receptor potential channel 4-like isoform X2 translates to MRLSRICVRLTVWRDFCRRLGCPLETWAGTAPCFTPWYTLAYLDSGESYDVKYVEYLIDKGADLESTAHGRDSPLDAMAENEDMAKALISLVERKRPQLLRKHADSMLRHSVESGSLETVKLLLKKGATVVGANNHGDGTPLIIEAVNAYSSSFSKFSLLLRLGADVKATDSSSENVLHHAARYNRLGIMKRAVELGVSPLKADEDGNLPIHVASSSDDGDNMKCLNFLIEKKSPVNAKNKENESCLFTALQSKATKCVGRLLQAGASLADSKLKYLQYDEVTLLANPQVIMMAPKPIEMTLRLGTLFSKCAKRDESHRGELQSLSESMQSLAVEMMDKADWTEYDITDDLFAYGMENEQKLFISSAPVQEKLKTDWYGYDGELNKRQYVYKVLWFLIKAFLLPFVIIFWLPCLGCRYKRLTSRWMQTEEPCIAYIANAITYLLFIVLLIIDVSLKSNATTQATSPSVLDWIVFVFVVALILQEVSQALGHRSDFKNYITNWSNLFDIFLMLTFVTYYVLLFVGYYAIDDSFEVIRASFHVLGFASLISSVRFLSYLQAHAVLGPIQLSFVGIFYDVVLFLIILGTFLIGFAVSITSVYSAPARSLGAAEDASVPDDVSGMWPSVKILFWSLFGLIDLESFEADRGAETAVGMTLLALWLVLAVIVLLNMLIALISNAFQRVQDNADIEWKFARAVIIHDITKSPPIPIPINILHLIALLLSNMCCKKECCRCKAAVDDDESEYDPADHEGVQEKFREKIEEAEEEEGVRRKDLKKLRVHLDKQISALKAVVQPRVALGSQLSSNLEESESEESDDDGFYQSFLRRHMTSVKRRPAPKPETTDPQAEIGGRRGQKGSRPKPGPKDDDDDLSLSLSDLDDEEKTSSREVKRSSDVSKVPSGAREENIQELLKGLGKLKESFEKLQSDFLEVQTKVISTLGSHQ, encoded by the exons ATGCGGCTGTCGCGAATTTGTGTCCGGTTGACGGTTTGGAGAGACTTCTGTCGTCGCCTGGGGTGTCCATTGGAGACGTGGGCGGGGACGGCTCCGTGCTTCACGCCCTGGTACACATTAGCATAT TTGGATTCCGGTGAGtcgtatgacgtcaaatacgTCGAATATTTAATCGACAAGGGCGCCGATTTGGAATCGACGGCCCACGGACGAGATTCGCCTCTCGATGCGATGGCCGAGAATGAAGACATGGCTAAAGCGTTGATCAGTCTCGTCGAGCGAAAGAGACCGCAGCTGCTGCGAAAGCACGCCGACTCCATGCTTCGACATTCCGTCGAATCGGGAAGCTTGGAAACAGTCAAG CTTCTTCTAAAGAAAGGGGCCACTGTGGTCGGAGCAAATAACCATGGCGACGGCACGCCGTTGATAATCGAAGCGGTGAACGCttactcgtcgtcgttctcaaaattctctcttcttcttcgactcggAGCCGACGTCAAAGCGACTGACTCGAGCTCGGAAAACGTTTTGCATCACGCGGCGAGGTATAATCGTCTGGGCATCATGAAACGAGCCGTCGAGCTCGGCGTGAGCCCCCTCAAAGCCGACGAGGACGGAAATCTTCCGATTCACGTCGCATCGTcatccgacgacggcgacaataTGAAATGTCTGAATTTTCTCAtcgagaaaaaatcgccCGTCAATGCGAAGAACAAGGAGAACGAGTCGTGTTTGTTTACGGCGCTTCAGAGCAAAGCCACGAAGTGCGTCGGACGTCTTCTCCAGGCCGGTGCGTCGTTGGCCGACTCGAAGTTGAAGTATCTTCAGTACGACGAAGTGACGCTTCTCGCCAATCCCCAAGTTATCATGATGGCGCCGAAGCCGATCGAAATGACGCTTCGATTGGGTACGCTCTTCTCCAAGTGCGCCAAGCGCGACGAATCGCATCGCGGCGAACTTCAGTCGCTCTCCGAAAGCATGCAGagtctcgccgtcgagatGATGGACAAAGCCGATTGGACGGAATATGACATCACCGACGATTTGTTTGCGTACGGAATGGAAAACGAGCAAAAACTG TTCATCTCCAGCGCTCCCGTTCAGGAGAAGCTGAAGACCGACTGGTACGGCTACGACGGCGAACTGAATAAGCGGCAATACGTCTACAAGGTTCTCTGGTTTCTAATCAAAGCCTTTCTCCTTCCCTTCGTTATCATATTCTGGCTTCCCTGCCTTGGATGCCGCTACAAGCGTCTCACCAGCCGATGGATGCAAACCGAGGAGCCGTGCATTGCCTACATTGCCAACGCTATCACCTATCTCCTCTTCATCGTTCTTCTCATTATCGACGTCTCGCTCAAATCGAACGCGACTACccaagcgacgtcgccaagCGTTCTCGATtggatcgtcttcgtcttcgtcgtcgctctcatTCTCCAGGAAGTCTCACAGGCGTTGGGACATCGAAGCGACTTCAAGAACTATATAACGAATTGGAGCAATCTCTTCGACATCTTTCTCATGCTCACTTTTGTCACCTATTACGTTCTTCTATTCGTCGGCTACTACGCTATTGATGATAGTTTCGAAGTCATACGCGCTTCGTTTCACGTTCTCGGCTTTGCGTCTCTGATCAGCAGCGTCCGCTTTCTGTCGTATCTTCAAGCTCACGCTGTCCTTGGACCAATACAACTCTCCTTCGTGGGAATCTTCTATGACGTCGTACTCTTTCTCATTATACTGGGCACGTTCCTGATCGGTTTCGCTGTCAGCATAACGAGCGTCTATTCGGCGCCGGCGAGGAGTCTAGGGGCGGCGGAAGACGCGTCCGTGCCCGATGACGTGTCAGG gatgTGGCCCTCTGTGAAAATCCTCTTCTGGTCTCTCTTTGGTTTGATTGACCTGGAGAGCTTCGAAGCTGATCGAGGTGCAGAAACGGCCGTCGGCATGactcttctcgctctttgGTTGGTGCtcgccgtcatcgttctTCTCAATATGTTGATCGCTTTGATAAGTAACGCGTTTCAAAGAGTTCAG gataATGCCGATATTGAGTGGAAATTCGCTCGTGCCGTCATCATTCACGACATCACGAAGTCGCCGCCGATTCCTATTCCAATTAATATTCTTCATTTGATTGCACTGCTTCTATCGAACATGTGCTGCAAAAAAGAGTGTTGTCGTTGTAAA GCAGCcgtcgatgatgacgaaTCGGAGTACGATCCCGCCGATCACGAAGGCGTTCAGGAGAAGTTTCGCGAGAAGAtcgaagaagcagaagaagaagaaggggTTCGCAGAAAAGACCTGAAGAAACTGAGGGTGCATTTAGACAAGCAAATCAGTGCACTAAAG GCCGTTGTCCAGCCGAGAGTGGCTCTCGGATCCCAGCTCAGTTCCAATTTGGAGGAGAGCGAGTCAGAGGAATCTGATGACGACGGATTTTATCAATCATTTCTTCGCCGGCACATGACGTCGGTGAAAAGGCGACCAGCTCCAAAACCGGAAACGACCGACCCCCAAGCAGAGATTGGGGGAAGGAGGGGCCAGAAGGGGTCAAGGCCAAAGCCCGGGCCAAaggatgatgacgatgatttGAGTTTGAGTCTAAGTGATttggatgacgaagaaaagacatCGTCACGTGAAGTGAAGCGTagcagtgacgtcagcaagGTGCCAAGTGGAgccagagaagaaaacattCAAGAATTGCTGAAGGGATTGGGCAAACTTAAGGAGAGCTTTGAGAAACTACAGTCGGATTTTCTCGAAGTGCAAACCAAGGTCATCTCCACATTAGGTTCTCATCAGTAA
- the LOC136193470 gene encoding short transient receptor potential channel 5-like isoform X1: MVVRRSQSFATFSFLVESLGVDVQVTDSNSKNVLHHAVISNQLDVMKLAVERGVSLRHADDNGWLPIHYASTLDDSQRMECLNFLIKNNSPVNAKSKKNESCLFTALQSKATKCVGRLLQAGATLNDSKLECLEYDEVTLLADPQVMMMAPKPIDTMLRLGTLFSKCAKRDESHRGELQSLSESMQSLAVEMMVKADWMDFNITDDLFAYGIEKEQKLFIASVPIQEKLKKVWYGREGTLDTRQYVCKVLWFLIKVFLLPFVLMFYLPCLGCCYDRLASKWMLTKERCVAYITSAVTYLLFVVLLIIDVSLKSNANTQATSPSVLDWIVFVFVVALVLQEIYQALGHRNDLKKYIRKWTNVFDIFLILIFVTYFCLLFVGYYAIDDSFEVVRASFHVLGFASLMSCVRFLSYLQAHAVLGPIQLSFVGIFYDVVLFLIILGTFLIGFAVSITSVYSAQAKSLGAADNATVPIEVSGMWPSVKILFWSLFGLIDLESFKADGGAETSVGMTLLAL, from the exons ATGGTGGTGAGGCGCAGTCAGTCGTTTGCGACGTTCTCCTTTCTCGTTGAATCATtgggcgtcgacgttcaagTGACAGACTCGAACTCGAAAAACGTTCTACATCACGCCGTAATATCTAACCAACTCGACGTCATGAAACTAGCCGTTGAGCGTGGCGTCAGCCTTCGCCATGCGGACGACAACGGCTGGCTTCCAATTCACTACGCATCGACACTCGACGACAGCCAAAGAATGGAATGTCTGAATTTTCTCATCAAGAATAATTCACCCGTCAATGCGAAGAGCAAGAAGAACGAGTCGTGTTTGTTTACGGCGCTTCAGAGCAAAGCGACGAAGTGCGTCGGACGTCTTCTCCAGGCCGGAGCGACGCTGAACGACTCGAAGCTGGAATGTCTTGAGTACGACGAAGTGACGCTTCTCGCCGATCCCCAAGTGATGATGATGGCTCCGAAGCCGATTGATACGATGCTTCGACTGGGAACGCTCTTCTCCAAGTGCGCcaaacgcgacgaatcgcaTCGCGGCGAGCTTCAATCGCTCTCCGAAAGCATGCAGagtctcgccgtcgagatGATGGTCAAAGCCGATTGGATGGATTTTAACATCACCGACGATTTGTTTGCGTACGGAATTGAAAAGGAGCAAAAGCTG TTTATTGCCAGTGTTCCCATTCAGGAGAAGCTAAAGAAAGTTTGGTACGGAAGAGAGGGAACACTAGACACGCGTCAATACGTCTGCAAAGTTCTCTGGTTCCTCATCAAAGTGTTTCTCCTTCCCTTCGTTCTCATGTTCTATCTTCCCTGTCTTGGATGCTGCTACGATCGTCTCGCAAGTAAATGGATGCTAACCAAGGAGCGGTGCGTTGCCTACATCACCAGCGCTGTCACCtatctcctcttcgtcgttctacTCATTATCGACGTCTCGCTCAAATCGAACGCGAATACCcaggcgacgtcgccgagcgtTCTCGATTGgatcgtctttgtcttcgtcgtcgctctcgttctcCAGGAAATCTACCAGGCGTTGGGACATCGAAACGACCTCAAGAAGTACATAAGGAAATGGACCAATGTCTTCGACATCTTTCTCATCCTCATATTCGTCACCTATTTCTGTCTTTTATTCGTCGGCTACTACGCTATTGATGATAGTTTTGAAGTCGTACGCGCTTCGTTTCACGTTCTCGGCTTTGCCTCGCTGATGAGCTGCGTCCGATTTTTGTCCTATCTCCAAGCACACGCCGTCCTTGGACCGATACAACTCTCCTTCGTGGGAATCTTCTATGACGTCGTACTCTTTCTCATTATATTAGGCACGTTCCTGATTGGCTTCGCCGTCAGCATAACGAGCGTCTATTCGGCACAGGCGAAGAGTCTAGGAGCGGCTGATAATGCTACTGTGCCCATTGAAGTGTCAGG GATGTGGCCTTCTGTGAAAATCCTCTTCTGGTCTCTCTTTGGTTTGATTGACCTGGAGAGCTTCAAAGCCGATGGAGGTGCAGAAACGTCCGTCGGCATGACTCTTCTCGCTCTGTAG
- the LOC136193470 gene encoding transient receptor potential cation channel subfamily M member 2-like isoform X2 produces MLIALISNAFQRVQDNADIEWKFARAVIIHDIKKSPPIPIPINILHLIALFLSNMWSRRKEGCRCKATPDDDESEFDYADREAVKEKLREKIEEEAEEEGIVRKKHLKKLKEHLDEQISALKAVVHPRVALGEVVQKKFLEKIEEAEEEEGVRRKDLKRLREHLDEQISALKAVVQPIVALGSKLCSDVEESKSEESDDDQSHRRPAPKSETTEPQAKVGGRRGQKGSRPKSGPKDDDDDLSLSLDDEGKATAREAKRGSDVSKVPSGAKKESIQEVLKGLRKLQESVEKLQSDFLEGQTEVITT; encoded by the exons ATGTTGATCGCTTTGATAAGTAACGCGTTTCAAAGAGTTCAA GACAATGCTGATATAGAGTGGAAGTTCGCTCGTGCCGTCATCATTCACGACATCAAGAAGTCGCCACCGATACCTATTCCAATTAATATTCTTCATTTGATTGCGTTGTTTCTATCGAACATGTGGTCACGCAGAAAAGAGGGCTGTCGTTGTAAA gCAACTCccgatgatgatgaatcaGAGTTCGATTACGCTGATCGCGAAGCCGTTAAGGAGAAACTTCGCGAGaagatcgaagaagaagcagaagaagaaggaataGTTCGCAAGAAACACCTGAAGAAGCTAAAGGAGCACTTAGACGAGCAAATCAGTGCACTTAAG GCCGTTGTACATCCAAGAGTGGCTCTCGGCGAAGTCGTTCAGAAGAAGTTTCTTGAGAAGAtcgaagaagcagaagaagaagaaggggTTCGCAGAAAAGACCTGAAGAGGCTGAGGGAGCACTTAGACGAGCAAATCAGTGCACTTAAG GCCGTTGTACAGCCGATAGTGGCTCTCGGATCCAAGCTCTGTTCTGATGTGGAGGAGAGTAAGTCAGAGGAATCTGATGACGACCAATCACACAGGCGACCGGCTCCGAAATCGGAAACGACTGAACCCCAAGCGAAGGTTGGAGGAAGGAGGGGCCAGAAGGGGTCAAGGCCAAAGTCCGGGCCAaaggacgatgacgatgacttGAGTTTGAGTCTGGATGACGAGGGAAAGGCAACGGCACGTGAAGCGAAGCGTGgtagtgacgtcagcaagGTGCCAAGTGGAGCCAAGAAAGAAAGTATTCAAGAAGTGCTGAAGGGATTGAGGAAACTTCAGGAGAGCGTTGAGAAACTCCAGTCGGATTTTCTCGAAGGGCAAACCGAGGTAATCACCACGTAG